CGGGGTTATTGGCGGTAATGATAATTTCTGAAAACAATTTTTGAAGGACATCAATTTCTCTTTCGAAAATTGTTCTGTTGGCGATGTCGGCAAAAACCTTATTTTGCCCAAGACGTGACGATTTTCCTCCTGCTAAAATAATTGCCGTTGTGTCTATCAGTTCCATGGGGAAGTTATCAGTTACAGCTTGAAACTATTTTACCCTTTTAATTCTTTTTTGTCATCAGTAGCTTTTGTAGTGTTTTCTGAAGCCTTTTTATCATCTTCATCCTCGCCGCTCATCGCCTTTTTAAAATTCTGGACGCCTTTTCCGATGGCCTTCCCGACTTCCGGCAATTTTCCCGGCCCGAAAATTATCAGGGCGATAATGAGGATAACAATTAATTCACTCATGCCTAAATTACCAAACATGTTTGCCTCCATTGTAAAAACCAAAAAACTAAACTACCAAAATACTTGAGGGGTCGGGGTGTTTCGACCACTCATCCTGAGGAACACATTCGTTTCACTCAGTGTAAACTCCGTGACGAAGGATCCAAAAATATACAAGAGACCCTTCGCGTTGCTCAGGGTGAACAGTCGGGAAAACTCCCCGACTGCTCAAATACTTAAAACTTAAAATAGTTTTTCGTTCTTCAGTTCTTCCGTTTTCCGTTCTTATTATACACCTTTTCAGGGTCAAATACTTTCTCTTTTTTTATTATCGTAAGTTTATCGCCGTTAACTTTACGGTAAAAACAGGTATTGTATCCGGTATGGCACGCGGCGCCGCCGATTTGTTCTACTCTTAAAACTACTGCATCCTCGTCGCAGTCAATAAATATCTCTTTAACAATTTGTGCATTTCCCGATTCTTCGCCTTTCATCCATAGTTTATTGCGTGAGCGGCTGTAAAAATGGGCTTTACCGGTCGATAACGTTTTCTCCCAGGCTTCTTTATTCATAAATGCAAGCATCAGTATTTCATTCGTTTTGTAATCCTGGATAACGGCTGTAATCATTCCGTTTAATTTTTCAAAAGCAAGGTTAATCATTGACTTTTCTCCTGTGCTGGTGTTTCAAGAATTTGTTTTACCGTTTCAGCAATATCGCTCGCAGGCAAGATTATTGGTATAAATCCGGCGGCCCCGGGCCCCGAAAAAATACTGCTGATTATATCAGAATCTGATTCTGTGCTTCTTAAGACATATATTCCCGCAAATTTACCGTCAAGTGAGAATACAGGCGCCCCAAAATAATCTTTTGTTCTTGAGATATAAAAAGGTCTTGGTTTTTGAATGACAGCTTCAATCCTGTCCAGAGTCATTGTTGGTGTCCATGAGGCGATTTTTCCTAAACGGCTTAAAATGACAATCTGGTCAAGTATCCGGACCTCCCCGGCTTCTTTCAAATTAACCGATGAAGAAGCTGAATATTTTTCAGCCGGCTGTATAAAAACAAGGTCCAAATCCTTGTCGCGAAGCAGAATTTTGCCTTCTTTTTCCTGCCCGTCATTAAAACGTATCTTAATATCGCTTACTTCGCTTTCCCATTTCATGTGAGATGCCTGGGGACCGCCTCTGTTTTTCATAATTTTATTATAAAAAACAGTCGGCTCTGTGGCAATAAGGCTTGTAACAATCAGGCCGGAATTATCTATGACGGTTCCGATTATTTCTGACCGCGATTCATTCGTGTTTACCTCCCGTCCCTGAATGGCCATTTTTTGTTTAATGGTTATTTTTATGGAAACTACGGCGTTTTCAAATTTATTTTTAATATCTCTCGCTGAATTAACAGCGTCATCCGCATAAATCTTTTGAACAAAAATTATCAAAACGAGAAATAAAGAAATAAATAATTTTTTTAAATTCATCTGTTCTCCTATTTTAGTTTGTTCACTTGATAAACTTTATAACTTTTGACTTAATAACATCATTATTTTCCCCAGTCCGGTTCGGTTTCAATAAATCTATAGCTTATTCCGCGCATTACCTGAAAAACGATATATTTTGTTTGTTCAACCGATATTTTTTTCATAATTTTTTCCAATTCATCGACATTTTTAACCGGCGCACCATTTATTGAAATAATAAGGTCATTCACCGCCATGTGGGACAGTCCGGCCCACCCGCCTTCGTTTACGCTTGTAACTAAAACCCCATTTTGGTTCTCTTCCCACTTTTCCTCTGATTGGTCGAAGAATGTTATATCTCTGGCAGTGAACTCAAAATTGTCATCACGGTATTTTTTCATTTCACGGTCCAGTTTAGGAGTAGAGGCGAGCTCAACCTCAATTTCTTTTTCTCCCTTGTCCCTTAATATTTTAAGATTTATTTTGCTTCCAATTTTATACTGGCGGATAATAGTCTGGAAAGTTTCAAGGTCTTCAGGTTGTGTCGCGGTAATTTTTTCTCCGTCCAATCCAACGATAATATCACCTGTTTTCAAGCCCGCATTTTCAGCAGTGGTTTTCGGATAGACTTTTGTGATTCGTATCCCGCCGCTGAAATCTTTCAATTCCAATATCCTTGCAATGTCCTTTGTTATAACCTGGAAATTCGCGGGAAGCCACGCCTTTTTTGCCTCCCTGCCGGGATCATCCAGGCTTTTAATGCCGAGTTTTACCACGGTTATATATTCCTCTGACTTTCTTTCAAAAGAAACCTTTACGGGAACTGGATCGGTTTTATCTTTTACAATCCCGGATGTAATTTTGAGAAGGTCATCTATATTTTTTACAGGATTGTCCCCAATCGAGGTAATTATGTCCTGTGCCTGAATATTTGGTTTCGCGTCACTGCAAGGTCCGCCCTGTCTTGTATTGTTAACAATTACTCCGTCACGGCTGTCTCTTTTTAATTCTTTGGCGGTAAAAAGGGTTATGTTTCCGGCGGTCATTCCCCATTCTTTTAACTCAAATTTTTTGGATTGCGCGTTTTCTCTTTTTTCAGTAATCAAAGTTAATGTTTTTTCACTGCCGTCACGCAAAATAACGGCTTCTATTTTTTTACCTATTGGCAAATCAGCAACAAGCTGGTTGAAGACAGGAAGTTCTTCTTCGGAATTTACCGATATCTCAATACCGGCGAATTTAATTAAAATATCTCCCGGGAGTAATCCGGATTTTTCAGCGGGGGCGTCTTTGATTATACTGCTTACAAGAACACCTTTTTTAACAGATGATGATTTTAAAAGAGGCTGGGCATATAATCCTATCCAGCTTCTTTCTATTTCAGATGAATTAATAAGTTTTTCCGCGGATTCTTTTGCGATATTCCCCGGGATTGCCCCGCTTAGCCCAAAACCTATCTCATTTATACCTATAATTTCACCATTGAGGTTGACCAGGGGACCTCCTGAATTCCCGCCGTAAATCGCCGCGTCATGACCGATCCATTTTATAAGCGTCCCGACATCTTCACCGTCTAATGTAAATTTATTAAACGGCCAGAATAACTGTGGCATTATCATTTCAGTATTGCTGATAATGCCAAGGGTTGCGGACTGGGAAAGCGCAAGAGGGCTTCCCATTGCGAGACAGTTATCCCCGACTTTTATTTTTGAAGAGTCCCCGAAATTCGCGGAAGGGAATTCCTTGTATTTTTCTGATTTTAATTTAATAACAGCAATGTCTGTAAGGGCGTCTGTGCCGATAAGTTCTGTTTCTACCTCCTCCCTGTTTGACATGGTGCACACAATCCGTTTTGCCTTTCCGGCTACATGGTGGTTTGTGACTACAAATCCCTCTTTGCTGATAATGACCCCGCTTCCTGAGGCTTCCTGTTTTATCTCACGGCCGTCGCGGTAGTCTATGGCAACCACGTGTATTCGGACAAGGGCGGGTTTAACTTTGTCGATTGCCCTGGTTATTTTTTCATTTAATGATTCCGGAATATTGCTGCCGTTTACATGGTGGAATCTTTTGCCGGCGCAGGAAAGAGATATTATCGCGATTATAAAGATAAAAGTTAAAAATTTTATTCGCTTTTGTATATTCATTTTATATTCTGTCCTTTTATAAAATTATTTAATATTATCGAAATATTTTAACACTTATTTTACCTTCGTCAAATGGTTTTATTATGGTATAAAAAAAAGATAAGGATAAAATGTATTGTTTTACTTATTATATTGAGTACAAAGATTTTTAAAATTCATCGACAAAAAAAAAAAAATATTGTAAAATATATTTTAACGATTTATTTGAGGGATACCATTAGCACCACTCGATTCTATTTATTCATTAAGCGAATAAGGATTAGAAAAGATATGGTACAATTCGAATGGGATAAAGAAAAAGCAAAACGAAACTATAAAAAACACGGTGTTTCTTTTGAAGAAGGCTCAACAGTGTTTTATGATCCTTTATCAGCCACTTTTGAGGATCCGGATCATTCAGATGATGAGCCAAGGTTAATTACAATAGGTTTTTCTTTGCAAGGCCGCCTCCTTGTAGTCTCGCACACTGAGAGGGGAAAAGCTATACGTATTATCAGTACACGGCCTGCAACCAAGCATGAAAGGAAAAAACATGAAAACTAAAACACAAAAAATTAGAGATGAATTGCGCCCTGAATACAATTTTGATTACTCAAAAGCTATTCGCGGCAAATATCACAAACGGTTATCCAATGAAGGAGCAAATGTAGTTGTTCTTGAACCGGATATCGCAAAAGCTTTCAGTAATTCATCAGCAGTGAATGAAGCATTAAGATCACTTCTTGATTTTACCCGTTTAACTAAACGCCTCACAACTCATGGCAGCCGATCTTAAAAGACAGTAGCGAAAATTGAGCGTTGTTGGGTTTAGTTTATCACAAGTTATCAGCTAAAGTATAAATAAGTTTTTTCACTTTCTTTCAGTAAAATGTTTTTTTACAGGCTGTATAAACGCCCTTTGTTTTTTCCGTTCCACGAATGTTTTCGGCACATAGATTTTTTCGCCTGTTAACGGATGTTTTTCCGTCCAGTAGGCGCAGGTGGAAAGGGTTGAAGGGGATGGCGTGAAATCCTGGATTTGTTCGGGCCTTACCCGGTTTTCCGCGAGGTATTTTTTTAATTCCCCGGCTTCCTTCAGGCCTGTTCCCGGGTGGCTTGTTATGAAATAATTGACGATAAAAATATCTTTTCCGATTTTCTTTTTTATTTGGTTGAATTTCCGGACAAATTTTTCATAAGTGGAAAGGCCCGGTTTATTCATAATTTTTAAAACAGAATCACAAGTATGTTCAGGCGCGACCTTCATCTGCCCGCTAATATGAAATTTGCATATCTCTTCGAAATATTTTTCAGCTTCATCTTCGACCAGTAAATCGTATCTTATGCCGCTCCCGATAAAAAGATGTTTAACCCCCGGGATAGAACGCACCCTGCGGTATAATTCAAGGCATTTTTCATATCCTAGATTAAGGTTTTTACACTTTTGAGGTATCAGGCATTTTTGGCCGGTGCAAAAACTGTTTTTTTGCCATAACGAACATTGCGCCTGGTAAAGATTCGCCGTAGGCCCGCCGATGTCCGTAATTGTTCCTTTAAAATAACTTCTTCGGGCAAGCTCCCGGGCCTCTCTCAAGATTGAATCCGCGCTTCTGCTTTGGACAATCTTTCCCTGGTGCAGATAAAGAGCGCAGAAAGAACATTCCCCGCAGCATCCGCGAAGAGATGTTATGGAACATTTAACTATTTCAAAACCGGGGACACCGCCGTGTTTATCATAAGAATAATGCCAGTTATGGACAAAAGGGAGGTTGTAAAGTTCGTCCAATTCTTTCGTTGAAAGCGGCATCGCGGGCGGGAATTGGACTAAGAATCTTTGATCATATTTTTGCGTGAGGGGCCTGGCGGTTAAAGGATTCATTTGCTGGTAGCAAATTTTAAACGCTTCACTGAATTTTTCTTTATTTTCTTTAACCTCGTCGAAAGAAGGTGTTATTAAGCAATCTTTTAAAAAATCGATATTTTTTCTTATGGCGACAGTTCCCCTGATATTATCCAGGCCTTTGACGCTTTCACCTTTATTCAGCCTTTCGGCGATCTCCCACACCTGCCTTTCACCCATTCCATAGACTAAAATGTCTGCTTTTGAATCTAAAAGGATCGAGCGCCTGATTTTATTATCCCAGTAATCATAATGGGCCAGCCTCCGCAGGCTTGCTTCAATACCTCCTAAAATGATTGGAACATCGCCGAATAATTCCCTGAGCCGGTTTGTGTAAACTACCGTGGCGCGGTCAGGCCTGAAACCGGCTTTCCCGCCGGGGGAATAATCATCATCATTACGGATTTTTTTGTTCG
The bacterium DNA segment above includes these coding regions:
- a CDS encoding PDZ domain-containing protein produces the protein MNIQKRIKFLTFIFIIAIISLSCAGKRFHHVNGSNIPESLNEKITRAIDKVKPALVRIHVVAIDYRDGREIKQEASGSGVIISKEGFVVTNHHVAGKAKRIVCTMSNREEVETELIGTDALTDIAVIKLKSEKYKEFPSANFGDSSKIKVGDNCLAMGSPLALSQSATLGIISNTEMIMPQLFWPFNKFTLDGEDVGTLIKWIGHDAAIYGGNSGGPLVNLNGEIIGINEIGFGLSGAIPGNIAKESAEKLINSSEIERSWIGLYAQPLLKSSSVKKGVLVSSIIKDAPAEKSGLLPGDILIKFAGIEISVNSEEELPVFNQLVADLPIGKKIEAVILRDGSEKTLTLITEKRENAQSKKFELKEWGMTAGNITLFTAKELKRDSRDGVIVNNTRQGGPCSDAKPNIQAQDIITSIGDNPVKNIDDLLKITSGIVKDKTDPVPVKVSFERKSEEYITVVKLGIKSLDDPGREAKKAWLPANFQVITKDIARILELKDFSGGIRITKVYPKTTAENAGLKTGDIIVGLDGEKITATQPEDLETFQTIIRQYKIGSKINLKILRDKGEKEIEVELASTPKLDREMKKYRDDNFEFTARDITFFDQSEEKWEENQNGVLVTSVNEGGWAGLSHMAVNDLIISINGAPVKNVDELEKIMKKISVEQTKYIVFQVMRGISYRFIETEPDWGK
- the tatA gene encoding twin-arginine translocase TatA/TatE family subunit; translated protein: MFGNLGMSELIVILIIALIIFGPGKLPEVGKAIGKGVQNFKKAMSGEDEDDKKASENTTKATDDKKELKG
- a CDS encoding YgiQ family radical SAM protein → MKEKFLPASKEDLKERGWKELDIILVSGDAYVDHPTYGTALIGRFLESKGFKVGVIAQPDWKNKEDFARLGKPRLFFGVTAGNVDSMIANYTANKKIRNDDDYSPGGKAGFRPDRATVVYTNRLRELFGDVPIILGGIEASLRRLAHYDYWDNKIRRSILLDSKADILVYGMGERQVWEIAERLNKGESVKGLDNIRGTVAIRKNIDFLKDCLITPSFDEVKENKEKFSEAFKICYQQMNPLTARPLTQKYDQRFLVQFPPAMPLSTKELDELYNLPFVHNWHYSYDKHGGVPGFEIVKCSITSLRGCCGECSFCALYLHQGKIVQSRSADSILREARELARRSYFKGTITDIGGPTANLYQAQCSLWQKNSFCTGQKCLIPQKCKNLNLGYEKCLELYRRVRSIPGVKHLFIGSGIRYDLLVEDEAEKYFEEICKFHISGQMKVAPEHTCDSVLKIMNKPGLSTYEKFVRKFNQIKKKIGKDIFIVNYFITSHPGTGLKEAGELKKYLAENRVRPEQIQDFTPSPSTLSTCAYWTEKHPLTGEKIYVPKTFVERKKQRAFIQPVKKHFTERK
- the hisI gene encoding phosphoribosyl-AMP cyclohydrolase produces the protein MINLAFEKLNGMITAVIQDYKTNEILMLAFMNKEAWEKTLSTGKAHFYSRSRNKLWMKGEESGNAQIVKEIFIDCDEDAVVLRVEQIGGAACHTGYNTCFYRKVNGDKLTIIKKEKVFDPEKVYNKNGKRKN
- a CDS encoding BrnT family toxin, with protein sequence MVQFEWDKEKAKRNYKKHGVSFEEGSTVFYDPLSATFEDPDHSDDEPRLITIGFSLQGRLLVVSHTERGKAIRIISTRPATKHERKKHEN